In bacterium, a single genomic region encodes these proteins:
- a CDS encoding quinate 5-dehydrogenase produces MKPERHVVSISLGSSSGDHRVETVLLGHPFIIERIGTGGDYRLFCQKIRELDGKVDAIGIGGINLALVAGRRKYYIRDAVRAVAGMRTPVVDGGGIKDSWERHLIRHILPEEAGLTLRGRRVLLVASVDRYGMAEALVEVGADLVLGDLMFGLGVPVGLRGLVTIRVLAAVLLPVLTRGPFTWLYPTGKKQDQVTPRFGRAYRWAEVIAGDSHLIQRFMPDDLTGKTIITNTITAAGVEAFRRRRAALLVTTTPEMDGRSFATNVLEAIVVALSGLRPERLGPADYLDWIRRAGLRPRIERLT; encoded by the coding sequence ACGACACGTGGTCAGCATCAGCCTCGGCTCCAGCAGCGGGGATCACCGGGTCGAGACCGTGCTCCTGGGCCACCCGTTCATAATCGAGCGGATAGGCACCGGCGGCGACTACCGGCTGTTCTGCCAGAAGATACGCGAGCTGGACGGCAAGGTAGATGCCATCGGCATCGGCGGGATCAACCTGGCCCTCGTGGCGGGCCGCCGCAAGTACTACATCCGCGATGCCGTGCGTGCGGTCGCGGGAATGCGCACGCCCGTGGTGGACGGGGGCGGCATCAAGGACAGTTGGGAGCGCCACCTGATCCGGCACATCCTTCCCGAGGAGGCCGGGCTTACGCTGCGGGGCAGGCGCGTGCTTCTGGTGGCATCGGTGGACAGGTACGGCATGGCGGAGGCGCTTGTGGAGGTAGGAGCGGACCTGGTCCTTGGTGATTTGATGTTTGGATTGGGCGTTCCAGTCGGCCTGCGCGGGCTCGTGACCATCAGGGTGCTGGCGGCGGTCCTGCTACCCGTACTTACCCGGGGGCCGTTTACGTGGCTCTACCCGACGGGCAAGAAGCAGGACCAGGTGACACCCAGGTTCGGACGGGCCTACCGGTGGGCCGAGGTCATCGCCGGCGATTCCCATCTCATCCAGCGGTTCATGCCTGACGACCTGACCGGGAAGACGATCATCACAAATACCATCACCGCGGCCGGAGTCGAGGCATTTCGGCGCAGGCGCGCCGCGCTGCTGGTGACCACGACGCCCGAGATGGACGGACGTTCCTTTGCCACCAACGTCCTGGAGGCGATTGTGGTCGCGCTTTCGGGCCTGCGCCCAGAGCGGCTCGGCCCCGCAGACTACCTCGATTGGATCCGGCGTGCAGGGCTCAGGCCCCGCATCGAGCGGCTGACCTGA
- a CDS encoding shikimate dehydrogenase — protein sequence MASETRRFAFVVHPLVARDFVRKYPVARLVPDSVLERIGGWMKPLVASHITGVRSPIGVEAEGWFIGLPMTSSLILRSDPEVVYRKLVACGHLAESLGADIMGLGAYTKVIGDRGVTVAERLGLPVTTGNSYTAATAVESSLLAAEEMGKAPGGLHAVVIGATGSIGAVCSRILARNVGSLLLVARNTDLLNGLAERIRAESGTDVRVTTDVHAAVRQADLLLAVSASPEVLIEPEDLRSGAVVCDVARPRNVSRKVCERRNDVLVFDGGVIKVPGEPDFGIDFGFPPGLGEACMAETMVLALEGRLEDYTLGRDLSCEQVDEIAVMARKHGFSIAGFRRFERAILPEEIASIRSAAAGRATRATRATRA from the coding sequence ATGGCCAGCGAAACCCGACGCTTCGCCTTCGTAGTTCACCCCCTGGTGGCGCGGGACTTCGTTCGGAAGTACCCGGTAGCCCGCCTGGTGCCCGATTCGGTGCTGGAGCGGATCGGCGGCTGGATGAAGCCGTTGGTCGCGTCGCACATCACCGGCGTTCGCTCCCCGATCGGTGTCGAGGCAGAGGGATGGTTCATCGGCCTTCCGATGACCTCGTCGCTGATTCTACGCTCGGACCCCGAGGTCGTTTACCGCAAGCTGGTGGCCTGCGGGCACCTGGCCGAGTCGCTGGGTGCGGACATCATGGGCCTGGGAGCATACACCAAGGTCATAGGCGACCGCGGGGTGACGGTGGCCGAGCGGCTCGGGCTGCCGGTGACGACGGGCAACAGCTACACGGCGGCCACCGCGGTGGAGAGCTCGTTGCTGGCCGCGGAGGAGATGGGAAAGGCACCGGGCGGGCTGCACGCCGTGGTGATCGGCGCCACCGGCTCGATCGGCGCGGTGTGCAGTCGGATACTGGCCCGGAACGTGGGCTCCTTGTTGCTGGTGGCCCGCAACACCGACCTGCTCAACGGGCTGGCAGAGCGCATCCGTGCCGAATCCGGGACGGACGTTAGGGTCACCACGGACGTCCATGCCGCGGTGCGGCAGGCCGACCTGCTCCTGGCGGTTTCCGCTTCGCCGGAAGTCCTGATCGAACCCGAGGACCTTCGCTCCGGGGCGGTTGTGTGCGATGTGGCCCGCCCCAGGAACGTCTCGCGGAAGGTCTGCGAGCGGCGCAACGACGTGCTGGTGTTCGACGGCGGCGTGATCAAGGTGCCGGGTGAGCCCGACTTCGGCATTGACTTCGGGTTCCCCCCGGGGCTTGGCGAAGCGTGCATGGCCGAAACGATGGTGCTGGCCCTGGAGGGCCGGCTTGAGGACTACACGCTGGGCCGCGACCTCTCTTGCGAGCAGGTGGATGAGATCGCGGTCATGGCACGCAAGCACGGTTTCTCGATAGCGGGGTTCAGGCGCTTCGAGCGGGCGATCTTGCCGGAGGAGATCGCATCCATCAGGAGTGCGGCGGCCGGGCGCGCTACGCGCGCCACGCGCGCCACGCGCGCTTGA